Proteins encoded within one genomic window of Pigmentiphaga sp. H8:
- a CDS encoding class III extradiol ring-cleavage dioxygenase, giving the protein MSASSAHRLPTFFIPHGGGPCFFMDWPGDPRMWDRMAAFLKGLAASAGPRPKAVLVISGHWEEDDFTVNASPNPPLLFDYYGFPEHTYQLQYPAPGSPALAGRVRELLGQAGIACGSNTERGLDHGVFVPFKLIFPDADVPVVQLSMKTGLDPEAHLAAGRALAPLRDEGVLIVGSGMSFHNMRGFAPAFKPASQRFDDWLADTVALPREAREQALANWTSAPDARVAQPRPDHLLPLMVAAGAAGNDPGSRIFQDEVMNVVVSATRFG; this is encoded by the coding sequence ATGTCCGCCTCGAGCGCCCACCGTCTGCCCACGTTCTTCATCCCCCATGGAGGAGGCCCCTGCTTCTTCATGGACTGGCCCGGCGATCCCCGCATGTGGGACCGCATGGCCGCTTTCCTGAAGGGGCTCGCCGCGTCGGCGGGCCCCCGTCCCAAAGCGGTGCTGGTGATTTCCGGCCACTGGGAAGAGGACGACTTCACCGTCAATGCCAGTCCCAACCCGCCGCTGCTGTTCGACTACTACGGCTTTCCCGAACACACCTACCAGCTGCAATACCCGGCGCCCGGTTCGCCCGCGCTGGCCGGCCGCGTGCGCGAGCTGCTGGGGCAGGCGGGCATCGCTTGCGGCTCGAACACCGAGCGGGGGCTGGACCACGGCGTGTTCGTGCCGTTCAAGCTGATCTTTCCCGATGCCGACGTTCCCGTCGTCCAGCTGTCGATGAAGACGGGCCTGGATCCCGAGGCCCACCTGGCGGCCGGACGCGCGCTCGCGCCGTTGCGCGACGAAGGCGTGCTGATCGTGGGCAGCGGCATGAGCTTCCACAACATGCGGGGCTTCGCGCCGGCGTTCAAGCCGGCCTCGCAGCGCTTCGACGACTGGCTGGCCGACACCGTGGCGCTGCCTCGCGAGGCCCGCGAACAGGCGCTGGCGAACTGGACGTCGGCACCCGACGCGCGCGTCGCGCAGCCCCGGCCCGATCACCTGCTGCCGCTGATGGTGGCGGCGGGCGCGGCCGGCAACGACCCCGGCAGCCGCATCTTCCAGGATGAAGTCATGAACGTAGTCGTCTCCGCCACCCGCTTTGGGTAA
- a CDS encoding MBL fold metallo-hydrolase translates to MKITMLGTGAALPDPDRGQSAILLTLDEDRHYLFDCGEGATRQMVRANVDPAKVGFVFLTHLHHDHICDYPYFVISSWMLNKTGAPLVLGPKGTRHFVDHLFEHGAFQADFRARSAYPVRQQNIEAARPEVREVQPGVVFEDDKVKISVDWVEHIPRDICECFGVRVEAEGKVIAFSGDTAPCDAMVRLAQDADLLIHECTFPESFIAHRAKTGVGTYSHTSPTDLGKIARRANVKSLVATHFGHFDSTSPVLRRAAAKHLPVELMGPHLMDEIVADIRKNYDGPLRLAHDLMRIDL, encoded by the coding sequence ATGAAGATCACGATGCTGGGCACCGGCGCCGCCTTGCCCGACCCCGACCGAGGCCAGTCGGCCATCCTGCTGACGCTGGACGAAGACCGGCACTACCTGTTCGATTGCGGCGAGGGCGCCACGCGGCAGATGGTGCGCGCCAACGTGGACCCGGCCAAGGTGGGATTCGTCTTCCTGACCCACCTGCACCACGACCACATCTGCGACTACCCCTATTTCGTCATCTCCAGCTGGATGCTGAACAAGACCGGCGCGCCCTTGGTGCTGGGCCCCAAGGGTACGCGGCATTTCGTCGACCACCTGTTCGAGCATGGTGCGTTCCAGGCCGATTTCCGCGCCCGCAGCGCCTATCCCGTGCGCCAGCAGAACATCGAGGCGGCGCGGCCCGAGGTGCGCGAGGTCCAGCCGGGCGTGGTGTTCGAGGACGACAAGGTGAAGATTTCGGTGGACTGGGTCGAGCACATCCCGCGCGACATCTGCGAATGCTTCGGGGTGCGGGTCGAGGCCGAGGGCAAGGTCATCGCCTTCAGCGGCGACACCGCTCCCTGCGACGCCATGGTGCGGCTGGCCCAGGACGCCGACCTGCTGATCCACGAGTGCACCTTCCCCGAGTCCTTCATCGCCCACCGTGCCAAGACCGGGGTGGGCACCTATTCCCACACCAGCCCCACGGACCTGGGCAAGATCGCCCGCCGGGCCAACGTGAAGAGCCTGGTGGCCACGCACTTCGGCCACTTCGATTCCACCAGCCCGGTGCTTCGGCGCGCCGCCGCCAAGCACCTGCCGGTGGAGTTGATGGGGCCGCACCTGATGGACGAGATCGTGGCCGACATACGCAAGAACTACGACGGTCCGCTGCGCCTGGCGCACGACCTGATGCGCATCGACCTGTAG
- a CDS encoding LysR substrate-binding domain-containing protein, with protein sequence MDTAYRIPTVRQIRSRLRLRHLDLLEALHATGSVHKAAARLGMTQPAASKLLVELEAAFGVPLFVRSRRGISPTPYGETLVQKAGVLLADLDGARNEIEALTRGATGRVRAGVLQVVLPVLVPRALARMHEAHAGITVMIQEGTNDLLLAALARGELDCIIGRLMQGASQAMFRTEVLYDEPIYVVARVGHPLARSNRVTPATLARQSWILPPPDAPLRQRIDAYFAEQGLTLGVPLAESVSLLANEVLLRNTDVLAAMPRGVARHYARLGILTILNFRPSWALPSVGVVLRSDVAPSPALEFFLRAVREEAAGMRQQAEQE encoded by the coding sequence GTGGACACCGCCTACCGCATCCCTACCGTCCGCCAGATCCGTTCCAGGCTGCGGCTGCGCCACCTGGACCTGCTCGAGGCGCTGCACGCCACCGGCAGCGTGCACAAGGCCGCCGCGCGCCTGGGCATGACCCAGCCCGCCGCCAGCAAGCTGCTGGTGGAACTGGAAGCAGCCTTCGGCGTGCCGCTGTTCGTGCGCTCGCGCCGCGGCATCTCGCCCACGCCCTATGGCGAGACGCTGGTGCAGAAGGCCGGCGTACTGCTGGCGGACCTGGACGGGGCCCGCAACGAGATCGAGGCGCTGACCCGGGGCGCCACCGGCCGGGTGCGCGCCGGCGTGCTGCAGGTGGTGCTGCCGGTGCTGGTGCCGCGCGCGCTGGCGCGCATGCACGAGGCCCACGCAGGCATCACCGTGATGATCCAGGAAGGCACCAACGACCTGCTGCTGGCGGCGCTGGCGCGGGGCGAGCTGGACTGCATCATCGGACGCCTGATGCAGGGCGCCTCGCAGGCCATGTTCCGCACCGAAGTGCTGTACGACGAACCCATCTACGTCGTGGCGCGGGTGGGACATCCGCTCGCGCGCTCGAACCGCGTGACGCCGGCCACGCTGGCCCGGCAATCCTGGATCCTGCCCCCGCCCGATGCGCCGCTGCGCCAGCGCATCGACGCCTATTTCGCCGAACAAGGCCTCACGCTGGGCGTGCCGCTGGCCGAATCCGTCTCGCTGCTGGCCAACGAGGTCCTGCTGCGCAATACCGACGTGCTGGCCGCCATGCCCCGCGGCGTCGCCCGGCACTATGCCCGGCTGGGGATACTGACCATCTTGAACTTCCGGCCGTCGTGGGCCTTGCCTTCGGTGGGGGTCGTGCTACGCTCGGACGTGGCGCCTTCGCCCGCGCTGGAATTCTTCCTGCGGGCGGTCCGGGAAGAAGCCGCCGGAATGCGCCAGCAAGCGGAACAGGAGTAA